CCGTTAGCGTCCCGATGGTCATCAGCCTGTCATTGTGCATCATATTTTTATGCATACTGCTTATAGTGCTGAAAGACTTTCTCAGGGAATAAACCATATAGTTAAATAGCCGTGACATCCGTCCGAACTCATCCTCGCTCACAACATCCATACGAACCTCAAGGTTGTTATTCGCAACCTCCTGCATAGATTTCTCAAGCCTGTGCAAAGGTCTTGTAACAAGGATCTTCACCAGTACCACAACTATAAGAAAGAGCCCCACGCTGGAAACCATAAGAATCTCGCGCACATTAGCAGCATCCTGCCCTAATATGTCTGAAAGGTACGTCAGGTCTATGTTTATGTTTATGTAACCAAGTATTTCACCTTCACTTTTCAGGTGACAGATACGGCATTCCGGAGAGTTCACTATCGACGAATAAAAAGAGACTACATGCTTACCGTCAAAGACATTTTCTCTGAATCCATCTTCGACCTTATTATCCACTATGGTTTGTATATATTTCTTATCATATTTATTAAGCAGTTCCGGCAGAGCTTCGGTAAGCTTCCAGTTTTTATTGAAAATATGCACTCCCATTATGTTGCTGTCGTTCTGAAGCTGAAGCACCAGCCTTTTGATGGACTGCCTGTCGCCATTCAGCATAAAATTATACATAGCACTGTTTACAAGATATGGAATGGACTCTATGTATTTAGAAGTGATCTGATAGGCTTCCTGCTTAACATTGGAATTCATCTTCTGTCCTATAGCAAAACTGAAAACCATCATAATGATAAAGATAAGAATAGATATTTTAACCTGAAGGCTGATTATCCTTCCTGACAGCATTGTTTTTCCCATGGATTAATTCTGCCAGCAAGTATCGAATAAGGCAATATTATTTTAAGCCATGCAGTTCCCACGATATTCATTTGCATGTTTCCCGCATTGTTGATATACAAATATACATATATATCATGACAGATGAACTAAGCAAGTCCACACTAAACCTTGTCCGTTCCATGAAAAAAGCCCTTGTGCGCGACAGTATACTTGCGCTTGCTGCCGGCGCTGTGCTCTTCTGGGTTGCCGTGAAGATTGACGCACTTAATGTTATTCACCGCATCGGATACAAATATCAGTTTTACCAGACAGACAAAATAATCAACTTCCTGCTCACAGCCTTTCTGATTTATTCTGTATTCTCTCTCGTGCGTTTCTTTGAAATGGTGCGCTTCTTTCGTGTCATGCTGAAAATATCCAGATATGACTACCTGACAAGGATATATAACAGGCGTTCTCTGATTGAACTTCTTGAAATGGAGTTTCTGCGCAACCGCCGCTCCAGCGAAGGTCATTTCTCTTTTATCCTCTTCGACATAGATGACTTTAAAAATATTAATGACATATACGGACACGGGCAGGGGGATACTGTGCTCAAAGGTGTGGGCAAGACTCTTGCTTCATCAGTGCGCAAATCCGACATAACAGGTCGTTTCGGCGGAGACGAATTTGCTGTTATTCTTCCTTACACCACTCTTGATAATGCAGTGACCGTAGCGGAAAAAATCAAAGAAAAAATAACTTCTCTCAGGTTTTCAAAGAACAGCAAAGAAAGCATCGGAATCACACTCAGCATGGGCGTGATAGAAGTTGACAGCGAAAGCAAAATAGACACATTTGAGAAGGTGATCGCAGAGGCGGACAAGTTCCTGTATTGTGCCAAAAAGCGTGGCAAAAACACTATCTGCTCCTGTCCAACCGCTACAATATCTCAATGCGAAACATGCTGCAGCTCCGCCTGAACAAATCCAGCATATCCAAAACTTCCGGCTTATAAAACACCAAAAATATAGTTGACAGATTCAACCTGCGAAATTATGTTGTTCTATATGTTTTGATATATCTAGAAGTATAGGAGCTTAAATGACACCTCACCTGCAAAGCACTTTAGACATGTTCGCCTTTTTAGCTGTCGAGTTATCTGTTTTATTCATTGGTATCAGTTTGCTGGTAGGACTTCTTCAGCGTCATATCCCACCCTCCAGAGTGGAAGCCTTGCTTAGCTCTAACGGTAGCCTAGGCTACCTTCTCGCCGCTGGACTTGGAGCTGTCACACCCTTTTGCAGCTGCTCCACCATCCCAATGCTGAAAGGCTTAATTCGTGCACGTGCCGGTTTTGGACCGATGATGGTATTCCTTTTCGCATCTCCGCTGCTAAACCCTATAATTGTTGCTCTGCTTGCTGCCACCTTTGGATTAACCCTTACTGCTACTTACACGCTTGCGGCTTTAGTGGTTTCAGTTAGTGCCGGATGGCTGCTGCACACACTTGGCTTCGAACGTCATGTCATTCAGACAGACATACACGAGACCGCCGGACACAGCGCATCAAAAGACTCAGCACCCACTGTTTCCTGCTGTGAAAGCAGTTGCTGCGGCTCACAAACTTCAGTTGCTAAAAGAGGAAAGTACTACGGTTTATGGCGAGAAACCTGGTCGGATTTCGTAGACGTACTTCCATATCTACTCATAGGCATTGCGATTGGCAGCGTAATCTATGGCTACATGCCTACCGAACTGTTGGAAAGGTATGCCGGTTCGGATAATCCTTTTGCCATTCCGGTTGCCGCAGTAATTGGCGTACCGCTATATATTCGTGCTGAAGCTGTCATACCTCTGGCAGCGGCGCTGACGGCTAAAGGAGTGGGCGCAGGAACGGTATTGGCGCTGATCATCGGTAGTGCCGGAGCCAGCCTGACTGAGCTGATTCTGCTGCGCTCTCTGTTCACACTGAAACTTTTATCGGCTTTTGTAGCAGTCATCTTTGCCATGGCAATGGTTGCAGGCTACGCCACCTATCTGTTTTTGTAACCAAGACGGAGTTGATAAATTATGATGAGATTCACCTGTTGGTACAAAACTCTGCAAATCTTTTAAGCAGATACGAAGCCTTAGGAGTTTCCTCCACAGCATCATTCAGAACTTCTGCGTCTATTCCGTCTTCGGCAAGATCAGCTGAATACATTTTTATATATGCCCGCATTATGTCCGCATCAAATTCAGGGTGAAACTGCACTCCCCATGCACATTCACCTATGCGGAAAACGTGGTTTTTTTCGTGCTGATTACCTGCAAGGCGCACAGAGTCTGAGGGGAGTTTCATCACTGATTGCGAGTGTATTGAGTGGGCGGATATTTCATCAGGCATTTCGTTAAAGACAGGATCGTCATACCTTTCCGGTTTAAATCCAACTTTTACAGTGCCTATCTCCATCCCTTTTTCATTATAGTCCACGACACCGCCCATGGCATAAGCAAGAAGCTGATGCCCGTAGCATATACCAAAAAACGGTGTACCGCTGTCAACGGCACGCTTTATCCACTTGGCTGTCTTTTCACTCCAGTCCTGCTTTTCTGTCACCATACTATGGGCACCGGTCATAATAGCACCGAGGATATCAGACGGATCCGGCAGTTTTTCACCGTTTCTGACATCTACAGACTTTACAGCGTCACTGTTAATGGACAGCTCATCAGCAACCCACTGATCAAAGTCACCATGTTTTTGTATGATCTGTTCGAAGGTAGAATCAGCTTTAATAATTATTATTTTTTTCATGGACGCACCTGACGTATATAATTGCTGACATACTATATCTACGGTGTGGCAGTGTAAAGAAAATAGATTTCTTGAAAACCTATCCTCCCTTATCAAAATGTATTATACACAATAAAAAAGAGGAACCCCGTAAAGAGCCCATTTAGCAATACACACACTATCTATCATATGCTTAGTAATTAGATAATTAAGTGATACCCCGAATTGTACCCTATCCTGAACTAAACCGACAACCCGTTTGTAAGCTGAAATAGCTCTCCGGCCACTTCAGCTCTCAGTTTTTCTATAGGGGCAGGCAATCCAGCATCCATTTTCTGTACAAAACAGTCCTTAGCAATTGTTACCAAATGATGCCACCAGCCGTAATTTATACGATTATGCAACGTCATTAAACATAATAAATGCTCAGAGCGGCCGCCAGCTTAAGGTCATAAAACAAGCGATAATTCACCAGAGATTCCTTAGGTCTACCATTCTCTTACTTGTATAAGAATTTTTCCAATATTCTTGTCATTTTTAATTCCTTTTGATCCAATAATTTCTATAACCACAACACATTAATCAATCCGCAACACTCAATTGCTTTAACTCTAGTTTGAACTAATAAAGATCACAGTTAATTCCAACCTCTTGTAAGACAGAGTTAAACTCATTATCGTTTTTTAAGTATTCAGTTGATTGATAGCTCATAAACTGCATGCTCATCATTATTAGTCTCAAGAGGGAAAAATCTGTAAAATTAATTAAAGTAAAGAGGTGAGAGCTCCTATCGTTTTCAGAAAAACCATTCTCGTCACTTAATTTATCTGAAACCATTTTGACCATTATGTAAAATCTTCTAGTAGCACTAAATATCTGATCATTCGCATCGATATTATTTAGTAGCTCAATTATTTTTTCATTACTGGCTTCTCTACCTCTAAAAATTTCTATTTCTTCTTCTATCTCAATTATAGTGTGATTTTGCAGTTCAATTGACCCCCCTGGCGGCAAATATTTGCAGCTGAATTGACCCCCCATATTTGCAATTCAATTGACCCCTCTGTGGTGTCAGCTTTTGTAAAAAGTTTTGTAAAAATCTCTCCTTTGTATAATGCCTCCATAGAAAATAACTATGGAGAAATTGAATGCGAAAGGAGTACCACATGCACGACATCCTGGATATTCTACGACGCAGAAAGCATGGCGACGGCTTTAAGACGATCGCCAAGGCTCGCAAGATGTCTAGAAACACCATCAGGAAATACATAGAACTGGCTGTCACTTTGGGTTTCGAAAGTGACAGTGAGCCACCACTGGAGGAGATCGCATACGGTGTCTACCGCAAAGTATACGGAGACGGTTCTCGCCCAGTCAGTGAGTGCCGTAAAGTTCTTATTCCATACAAAGAGAAACTGGAACACTGGCTGAGTGAAGAGCGCCTCACTATGACCAAGATTCATTCTCTTCTTAAGCGTCATGGTGTTTCTGTAAGCTATGACACACTGCGCCGCTACCTTCATGAAGATCTTGGTTTCTTTAAGCACAACACAGTCCGCATGCCTGAAACTGCTCCAGGCGAATACGCAGAGGTTGATTTCGGTCGTCTGGGGCTTTTATATGACCCTGAGACAGACAGAAGGCGTGTGGTCCATGCATTGATAGTGACTTTGCCTTACAGCCGCTATCAGTATGTTCACCTTTGCCATAGCATGAAATTCCAGGAAGTAATCACCGGTCTGGAATCAGCCTGGGAATTCTTCGGCGGTGTTCCTGCGAAAGTGATTGTCGACAACATGAAGACAGCCATAGATAAGGCAGACCGTTATGATGCGCAGTTCAACCGCTACTTTTATGAGTATGCTTGTTACCGTGGATTTATCATAGACCCTGCAAGGGCAGTTGCTCCGAAAGACAAGCCTAAAGTTGAAAGAAATGTATCATATGTCAGAGATAACTTCTTTAAAGGAGAGACATTCAGGAGCCTTTCCCATGCACAGGAAGCAGCAGATGCCTGGTGCAGAACTGTCTCCGGCATGCGTATACATGGCACAACTAAAAAGCATCCCCGCATTGTATTTGATATGGAAGAGCAGGCGAATCTGCTCCCTCTGGAACAGGAGCGTTACGATGTACCTTTCTGGGGAACCTGCAAAGTGCATCCAGACCATCATATCCGTATTCAAAGCGCTCTTTATTCTGTCCCCACTGTATACATAGGCAAAGAGGTTTCTGTAAGGCTGGACAGCAAGCTGGTTCGCATTTACCACAAAGAGCAGCAGATAAAGGTGCATAGTCGTATGAAAAAAGGTAAACGCTCAACAGACACCAGTGACTATCCTGAAGAGAAACGTGGATACACCATGAAGAGCTGTGAATATCATATTTATAAGGCTAAAGAAGTAGGTTTCTACTGCGGAGAATTTATGGAGCGTCTGCTATCCGGTGACTTCCCATGGCAGAATCTAAGGCAGGCTCAGAAACTCATCCGGGATGCTGATAAATATGGTCATGGTCGTATGGAGCAGGCATGTCAGCGGGCAGTAAGCTTCGACCTCATCAATGTGTACAGAGTAGTAAATATAATTGAGCTCTCTATGCAGAATAATGAGGTAGAAAAATCTTCCTGTAAAGTGCTGAAACCCGCTAAATTTACACGCAATAAAAACTATTTCTACGAAGGAGGTCACGATGACACTATCAAATGAACTGAAACAGACAGTAAAAAAACTAAGGCTGTCGGGAATACTGGCTACTTTACCGGAACGGATGGCTTATGCCAAACAGCAGCACCTGACATATGCAGAGTTTCTTGAGTTGGTAATGCAGGATGAAGTGGACAGGCGTCTTCATAACCAGGTGGATAATCAAATGAAAAAAGCTGGTATTAACCCCTTTGAGACACTGGAGAGATATGACTTCGACGCTCCGGTGCAGGTAGACAGAGAAATGATCAAAGGACTGTTCGGTCTGAATTTTATTGAGGAAAAAGATAACGTGATGCTGTGCGGACCTGTCGGTGTTGGTAAAACATATCTGGCAAATGCATTGGCCCACGCTGCTGTGCGAAGAGGTAAAAAAGTCCTGATGGTCAGAGCAGAGAAACTTTTTAAAAGACTGCAGCAGTCCAGAGCTGACTACTCCTATGAGAAGGCTCTGCTTGGATTTATTACTCCCGATATGCTTATTATAGATGACTTCGGACTGAAGGCATTGAATGAACAACAGTCTACTGACTTCTATGAGATTGTTGTGGAAAGGTACGGGAGAGCATCTACTGTGATCACAAGCAACAGGGATACGGATGAATGGCTGGAACTATTCCATGACCCGATTCTCGCAAACTCGGCACTCGACAGGTTGGTGCATAATGCATACAGAGTTGTCATTGAGGGTGAGAGCTATAGAAAAATTAAATCCAGAAAAAAGTTGATTTAAAAAGGAAGATGACGTAAACAAAAATTAAGGAGAGAGGGGGTCAATTAACCTGCAAATCAGAGGGGTCTTGAAGAGCGTGTAAATAAAAGTGTGTAAACGTCGTATGTGTTAAACTAACATGCGAGGTTTATGATGAAATTAGACAAGGACAAACTGAAAGAACTGCTTGCTGAAAGCGATGTAAAAACCACAGAAGACCTTCAGGTGTTTATGCGTGACATGATGAAAGAAGTCATAGAAACGCTCTACGAAGGTGAGCTTGAAGCCCATTTAGGCTATAAGAAACATGAACCGAACGTAAGTGACGGCAACAGCCGTAACGGTCGTTCTTCCAAGAAAGTACAATCACAAATGGGCGAAATGGAACTCGAAGTACCCCGTGATCGCCTATCAACCTTTTCGCCTGAAATAGTCAAGAAACGCCAGACAGATATATCAGGCATTGAAGCTAAAGTAATTTCCATGTATGCCAAGGGTATGAGTAACCGTGACATCAAAGAGCACATCTTTGATATCTACGGTCATGAGCTATCGCCGGAGACAGTCAGCGTTATTACAGACAAGATTCTCCCACAGGCTAAAGAATGGCAGAACAGAGCCTTGGAAGAGATATACGCCATCGTCTTTATGGACGGCATGGTTTTAAAGATGCGTGTGGACGGAGCTGTTCGCAACGTCACTATCTACTTTGTGATCGGCATCAGCATGGAAGGTCATAAATCCTGTCTGGGGCTATATCTTGCCGAGACAGAATCCGCTAAATACTGGCTGACAGTTATGAACGAGCTAAAGAACCGTGGAGTACAGGATATTCTTATCTTTGCCGTAGACAACCTCAAGGGCATCTCAGAAGCTATAACAGCCGCTTTTCCACAGTCTGAGATTCAGAAATGCGTAGTCCATCAGATACGCAACTCTCTCCGCTTTGTGCCCTGGAAGGAGCGTAAGACTGTGGCTGCTGACCTCAAGAAAATCTATGCCGCAGCGACCGAGGAACAAGCCAGAGCTGAGCTGGATGCCTTTGCTGAGAAGTGGGACAGCAAATATCCTAACATCTCGAAATCATGGCGGAACAACTGGACTGAGCTTTCTACGTATTTCAAATATTCCAAGGAGCTCAGGAAACTGATTTATACCACGAATCCGGTTGAGAGCTTCCATTCTGCCATCAGGAAATCGACTAAAGGAAAGGGAGCCTTCCCGACGGAAGACTCCCTTGTAAAGCTCTTATATTTAGCTATTTTAGGTATCGAAAAGAAATGGACTATGCCAATCAGGGATTGGGGTGTAATATACTCACAGCTATATATCAACTATGAAGACAGAATTACGACTTTACACAGTTAATATGACAGGCTCCAATTGAACTGCAAAATGACATATAGCCTCAACGCCTTTTTTAATTACATTGTCACCGTTTTCTTTTACTTCAATTTTAAAAGAATCAAGTGCCATACTCTGAGAATTAAGCATATTAAAAAACTGTGTTTCAAACATTCTTAATTTCTCGGTCTGCTCGTTATTTCTCAACTCTTCCTTTAGTGATTTGTTAGCTTCGTTTTGAAGCGTTAAAGACTTGATTAACAATACAAGAGCAATAAAACTCAAAACAGGATTTAACAATCCTCCAACATAATCACTAAATTGAGCCCATGCAGCCGTATCATTTGAAAGACTATACTTAAGAAGATAATAAAAATGATAGATATACGACAAGACAACTATTACAGTTGAAATAATTGCTGCAATTACGTATCTATTTACCATTATAGAAACCAGTGATTATATATTTTACCACTTTACCATCTTGCAATTTCAAAGGTTGAACTTTAAATTTCAGATAGCTCCATTTCTCGAGATCTAATACATTATTCTTACTTAAATTTTCAGAAATCTGTTTTTTAAATTCGATTTCGATTTTTGAGTAATTTTCCTCTAAACCAAATGCAACTGTTTCGGTAGTATCCTTTACCATCAAACGACCATTACCTGTAAAAATATTAAAACGTGTAACACCAGCTTCTATATCATATTTCTCATCAGCAGCAGTAGCTTGTAGCGCCATTGCTGTACTTTCATTGAACTCAGCAATGGCTCTTCTGTTGTCACGGCTTTTCCTGAGATTAACTGTTACTTTATGATAAAATTTCGTGGATATTTCGTGGATATTTTCTAAGCAAGAGACACGTAACTGCTTAATTAAGTCTTCTGAATTGTCTCCAAGTTTTTCTAATATTTTCTCTGCCTTTTCAGATAATTTATTTGTTTCAAGATAAAGAGACTCACAAATATAAAACATCATTAATTCTGCGAATGTATCTTTGCCTATTTGATTGAACTTTCTTTTGAGATCAACATCATAGATGTCTAAACTAAAGATATGTCCATAAGAGCCTTTGAACGTTTTCTTGAGATTTGTTCTTACTTGACTTTTATGTGAACGTCTTTGAACTACTCTCTCATTCAGTAAAAATTCTGCTATGGAGCGTGTGGCATCTGAAACACCCTGCAATGTATCAAGACCTGCTTTCATATCGACAGATTGGTCTGGAGAATCTATCACTACATCAAAATTTATAGACATCACCTTGTTACACTCCTTTGATATTGAAAATAAATTGTAAGCTAATTACAATAGCATCGCTAAAAATCCGTGCACCTTACACACGCAAAGCATACCTCCATCCTGTCAATCATGTCAACTATTGCAGATTATTGGAAATATAACTTATATTTAACACCGTAAAGTTGTGATTAATTGCTCATCTTGACTTCATCTATTCCATAATCTCAGAATGCCTCCACCCGATACTACTCCCATACAGAGGAAACCCTTGAAGGAAATTCACCTTTACGCTCCAGACTCCAGATAATTGTGCTTGAGAGGCCTGATTACTCCTGTCGCTCTTTTTCATTTCTTTGCACGATTAAGGATACTGACAATCAGTCGCTTAACTGTAGCTGATTCGTCAGATTTACTTGTTGCGATAAACAACGTCAATGCGGCTAACGCCTCATTACTTATAATTTGCTCTCCACTTTCAGACAGTAATTCGTGATTCTTATTGAGAAAGTAAACAAAACACGCTGCTGCAATACGCTTGTTGCCATCGACAAAAGAATGATTCTTCACAATAAAATAGAGCAGATTCGCCGCCTTTTCCTCCATTGATGGATACATATCCACTCCGTCAAAAGTCTGTGCAATTTGGCCGATAGAACTGGTAAAACTATCGTCTTTAGGTTTCGCAAACACATCGCTCTCAAAACCGGAATACATTTCCCTAATAATTTGCAGATAATCATCTTCCTGTGGATAGAT
This window of the Denitrovibrio acetiphilus DSM 12809 genome carries:
- a CDS encoding IS256 family transposase; this translates as MKLDKDKLKELLAESDVKTTEDLQVFMRDMMKEVIETLYEGELEAHLGYKKHEPNVSDGNSRNGRSSKKVQSQMGEMELEVPRDRLSTFSPEIVKKRQTDISGIEAKVISMYAKGMSNRDIKEHIFDIYGHELSPETVSVITDKILPQAKEWQNRALEEIYAIVFMDGMVLKMRVDGAVRNVTIYFVIGISMEGHKSCLGLYLAETESAKYWLTVMNELKNRGVQDILIFAVDNLKGISEAITAAFPQSEIQKCVVHQIRNSLRFVPWKERKTVAADLKKIYAAATEEQARAELDAFAEKWDSKYPNISKSWRNNWTELSTYFKYSKELRKLIYTTNPVESFHSAIRKSTKGKGAFPTEDSLVKLLYLAILGIEKKWTMPIRDWGVIYSQLYINYEDRITTLHS
- a CDS encoding permease, translating into MTPHLQSTLDMFAFLAVELSVLFIGISLLVGLLQRHIPPSRVEALLSSNGSLGYLLAAGLGAVTPFCSCSTIPMLKGLIRARAGFGPMMVFLFASPLLNPIIVALLAATFGLTLTATYTLAALVVSVSAGWLLHTLGFERHVIQTDIHETAGHSASKDSAPTVSCCESSCCGSQTSVAKRGKYYGLWRETWSDFVDVLPYLLIGIAIGSVIYGYMPTELLERYAGSDNPFAIPVAAVIGVPLYIRAEAVIPLAAALTAKGVGAGTVLALIIGSAGASLTELILLRSLFTLKLLSAFVAVIFAMAMVAGYATYLFL
- a CDS encoding sensor histidine kinase, which encodes MGKTMLSGRIISLQVKISILIFIIMMVFSFAIGQKMNSNVKQEAYQITSKYIESIPYLVNSAMYNFMLNGDRQSIKRLVLQLQNDSNIMGVHIFNKNWKLTEALPELLNKYDKKYIQTIVDNKVEDGFRENVFDGKHVVSFYSSIVNSPECRICHLKSEGEILGYININIDLTYLSDILGQDAANVREILMVSSVGLFLIVVVLVKILVTRPLHRLEKSMQEVANNNLEVRMDVVSEDEFGRMSRLFNYMVYSLRKSFSTISSMHKNMMHNDRLMTIGTLTAAVSHEIKNPLNSIMLHADILVRKNSENKDYCEKILSDAERIKDIIDNTLNFSRLDDEQKIEEVNLNSFMANVRLYAERTILKWTDIPLTMDVQEELGSITANPVHLEQIILNLIRNAVEAVEDSESPMLWVRAGREGRNVVIHVADNGRGIPEQVQKMIFNEFYTTKATGTGIGLYIVRELVQNYNGTIDFKTDPRTGTSFIITLPVN
- the istB gene encoding IS21-like element helper ATPase IstB, whose product is MTLSNELKQTVKKLRLSGILATLPERMAYAKQQHLTYAEFLELVMQDEVDRRLHNQVDNQMKKAGINPFETLERYDFDAPVQVDREMIKGLFGLNFIEEKDNVMLCGPVGVGKTYLANALAHAAVRRGKKVLMVRAEKLFKRLQQSRADYSYEKALLGFITPDMLIIDDFGLKALNEQQSTDFYEIVVERYGRASTVITSNRDTDEWLELFHDPILANSALDRLVHNAYRVVIEGESYRKIKSRKKLI
- a CDS encoding glutamine amidotransferase; translated protein: MKKIIIIKADSTFEQIIQKHGDFDQWVADELSINSDAVKSVDVRNGEKLPDPSDILGAIMTGAHSMVTEKQDWSEKTAKWIKRAVDSGTPFFGICYGHQLLAYAMGGVVDYNEKGMEIGTVKVGFKPERYDDPVFNEMPDEISAHSIHSQSVMKLPSDSVRLAGNQHEKNHVFRIGECAWGVQFHPEFDADIMRAYIKMYSADLAEDGIDAEVLNDAVEETPKASYLLKRFAEFCTNR
- a CDS encoding GGDEF domain-containing protein — protein: MTDELSKSTLNLVRSMKKALVRDSILALAAGAVLFWVAVKIDALNVIHRIGYKYQFYQTDKIINFLLTAFLIYSVFSLVRFFEMVRFFRVMLKISRYDYLTRIYNRRSLIELLEMEFLRNRRSSEGHFSFILFDIDDFKNINDIYGHGQGDTVLKGVGKTLASSVRKSDITGRFGGDEFAVILPYTTLDNAVTVAEKIKEKITSLRFSKNSKESIGITLSMGVIEVDSESKIDTFEKVIAEADKFLYCAKKRGKNTICSCPTATISQCETCCSSA
- the istA gene encoding IS21 family transposase: MHDILDILRRRKHGDGFKTIAKARKMSRNTIRKYIELAVTLGFESDSEPPLEEIAYGVYRKVYGDGSRPVSECRKVLIPYKEKLEHWLSEERLTMTKIHSLLKRHGVSVSYDTLRRYLHEDLGFFKHNTVRMPETAPGEYAEVDFGRLGLLYDPETDRRRVVHALIVTLPYSRYQYVHLCHSMKFQEVITGLESAWEFFGGVPAKVIVDNMKTAIDKADRYDAQFNRYFYEYACYRGFIIDPARAVAPKDKPKVERNVSYVRDNFFKGETFRSLSHAQEAADAWCRTVSGMRIHGTTKKHPRIVFDMEEQANLLPLEQERYDVPFWGTCKVHPDHHIRIQSALYSVPTVYIGKEVSVRLDSKLVRIYHKEQQIKVHSRMKKGKRSTDTSDYPEEKRGYTMKSCEYHIYKAKEVGFYCGEFMERLLSGDFPWQNLRQAQKLIRDADKYGHGRMEQACQRAVSFDLINVYRVVNIIELSMQNNEVEKSSCKVLKPAKFTRNKNYFYEGGHDDTIK